Proteins from a genomic interval of Leifsonia shinshuensis:
- a CDS encoding ABC transporter substrate-binding protein, which translates to MPNGALQGIVDSFQKTHPNITVKLISAPFASLQTQTISQAASGTLPDIVGLDGAWVNPLYKQGALYNLSDAMKAAKYDPSELASQVQFKGSTYMIPTVNFVYPLFTNDAILSKAGITTPPSTWSEFTEDAKKISQSENGVKGWVVPLGTTNPNGAQNDILSWAWASGGSMLKNGEPNLTNNPDVTGAVNLVKDLVNANAVLPGANGLQETDKVTNFINGRVGMMIDSLAHATTIVKGAPDLKFTVSAQPAKDGYSGTRGMMYASWGIGMSAKTQHATEAWEFIQYLMGKEANSKLSTLANGFPGNKTATPDFTGADPHFKDAFAIYQKSKPVNEFVGLPAADQLMTSFLTEFQKNVAGQQSTSTMLQNVQDQWKKQF; encoded by the coding sequence ATGCCCAACGGAGCACTCCAGGGCATCGTGGACTCCTTCCAGAAGACGCACCCGAACATCACCGTCAAGCTGATCAGCGCACCGTTCGCGTCGCTTCAGACGCAGACCATCTCGCAAGCGGCCTCCGGCACGCTCCCCGACATCGTCGGGCTCGACGGAGCATGGGTGAACCCGCTGTACAAGCAGGGCGCCCTCTACAACCTGAGCGATGCGATGAAGGCGGCGAAGTACGACCCGAGCGAGCTGGCCAGCCAGGTCCAATTCAAGGGCAGCACGTACATGATCCCGACGGTCAACTTCGTCTACCCTCTCTTCACCAACGACGCGATCCTGAGCAAGGCCGGCATCACCACGCCGCCGTCCACCTGGAGCGAGTTCACGGAGGACGCCAAGAAGATCAGCCAGTCCGAGAACGGCGTCAAGGGCTGGGTGGTCCCGCTGGGCACGACGAACCCCAACGGCGCCCAGAACGACATCCTGTCGTGGGCCTGGGCTTCGGGAGGGAGCATGCTCAAGAACGGCGAGCCGAACCTGACCAATAACCCCGATGTCACGGGTGCGGTGAACCTGGTCAAGGACCTCGTCAACGCGAACGCGGTGCTGCCCGGGGCGAACGGCCTGCAGGAGACCGACAAGGTCACCAACTTCATCAATGGCCGCGTCGGGATGATGATCGACTCCCTCGCCCACGCGACGACGATCGTCAAGGGCGCGCCCGACCTGAAGTTCACGGTCTCGGCGCAGCCGGCCAAGGACGGCTACAGCGGCACCCGCGGGATGATGTACGCGTCGTGGGGCATCGGCATGTCGGCCAAGACGCAGCACGCGACCGAGGCGTGGGAGTTCATCCAGTACCTGATGGGCAAGGAGGCCAACTCCAAGCTCTCCACCCTGGCCAACGGGTTCCCCGGCAACAAGACCGCCACGCCCGACTTCACCGGCGCCGACCCGCACTTCAAGGACGCTTTCGCGATCTACCAGAAGAGCAAGCCGGTCAACGAGTTCGTCGGGCTGCCCGCGGCCGACCAGCTGATGACGTCGTTCCTGACCGAGTTCCAGAAGAACGTCGCAGGCCAGCAGAGCACGTCCACCATGCTGCAGAACGTCCAGGACCAGTGGAAGAAGCAGTTCTGA
- a CDS encoding GntR family transcriptional regulator, with the protein MRAEPDASAGSADMVYEALRRKFSNGELAPAERLTEAALAEELGVSRTPIREAIGRLRADGLVVGAAKGVAVATLSGDEVRQLYVLRARLEGLAAELAAQRQSRGELAPKEVRLIREAAESVAAAPTPRAAAMANLALHRAIGRSAGNPMLLDALGRVWDRIAVSTVSNLSDSAWMQVVEQQHDEVISAIEDGRPEVARAAAEQHIDAALEQYLRTH; encoded by the coding sequence ATGAGAGCAGAACCGGATGCTTCAGCGGGCAGCGCCGACATGGTCTACGAGGCCCTGAGAAGGAAGTTCTCGAACGGAGAGCTGGCTCCGGCGGAGAGGCTGACCGAAGCCGCCCTCGCGGAAGAGCTGGGAGTCAGCCGGACTCCGATCCGCGAGGCCATCGGGCGGCTGCGCGCCGACGGCCTCGTGGTGGGCGCGGCGAAAGGCGTCGCCGTCGCCACGCTGAGCGGCGACGAGGTCCGTCAGCTCTACGTGCTGCGCGCGCGCCTGGAAGGCCTGGCCGCCGAGCTGGCGGCCCAGCGCCAGTCCCGCGGAGAGCTGGCGCCGAAGGAGGTCCGGCTCATCCGCGAAGCAGCGGAGTCGGTGGCTGCTGCCCCGACGCCGCGCGCGGCCGCCATGGCCAACCTCGCGCTCCACCGCGCGATCGGTCGCAGCGCGGGAAATCCGATGCTCTTGGACGCCTTGGGGAGGGTGTGGGACCGCATCGCGGTCTCGACAGTGTCGAACCTGAGCGATTCGGCGTGGATGCAGGTCGTGGAGCAACAGCACGACGAGGTCATCTCCGCGATCGAGGACGGCCGGCCGGAGGTCGCCCGGGCAGCAGCCGAGCAGCACATCGACGCTGCGCTCGAGCAGTATCTCCGCACGCACTGA
- a CDS encoding phosphotransferase, producing the protein MRAEPATATDPAEELARRALGDFGIDREAALRFANRRENVVFRVTSGSAEWALKVHRPGYRTDREIESESAFLESAARAGVNVARPLRRRDGSHVAHVTDAQGAVAQVTAQEWLPAATPIGSSPDTFTGRSRPAAAHLRELGRTIAALHDCAERSGAPEGYDRPAWDAAGLCGPAALWGRASGLPALTPGQRATLAQAQDTLATELAALERSAATYGPIHADLTLENVLLSAGRIAVIDFDDCGEGWYLFDLATSAFFLTGHPEADALLAALLDGYRERRTLTAADAAAWQPLLLARSLSYLAWSVERPDEEATRFHLEHLLPRIVRASSLYLATGRTGWPELVLG; encoded by the coding sequence GTGCGAGCCGAACCCGCGACCGCGACCGATCCCGCCGAGGAGCTCGCGCGGCGCGCGCTGGGCGACTTCGGGATCGACCGGGAGGCCGCCCTCCGTTTCGCGAACCGCCGGGAGAACGTGGTGTTCCGCGTCACGTCCGGCTCCGCGGAGTGGGCGCTCAAGGTCCACCGCCCGGGCTATCGCACCGACCGGGAGATCGAGTCGGAGTCGGCCTTCCTGGAGTCCGCCGCCCGCGCCGGCGTGAACGTCGCGCGTCCGCTGCGGCGGCGCGACGGATCGCACGTCGCGCACGTGACCGACGCGCAGGGAGCCGTCGCCCAGGTCACCGCGCAGGAGTGGCTGCCGGCCGCGACCCCGATCGGCTCGTCGCCGGACACCTTCACCGGCCGGAGCCGGCCCGCCGCCGCCCACCTCCGCGAGCTCGGCCGCACGATCGCGGCGCTGCACGACTGCGCCGAGCGCTCCGGCGCACCGGAGGGCTACGACCGGCCCGCCTGGGACGCCGCCGGCCTCTGCGGACCCGCGGCGCTCTGGGGTCGCGCCTCCGGGCTCCCCGCGCTGACGCCCGGGCAGCGCGCGACGCTGGCGCAGGCACAGGACACGCTGGCCACGGAGCTCGCCGCGCTCGAGCGCTCGGCGGCGACCTACGGCCCCATCCACGCCGACCTGACGCTCGAGAACGTACTGCTCTCCGCCGGCAGGATCGCCGTCATCGACTTCGACGACTGCGGGGAGGGCTGGTACCTGTTCGATCTCGCGACCTCCGCCTTCTTCCTCACCGGGCATCCGGAGGCCGACGCGCTGCTGGCGGCGCTGCTGGACGGCTACCGGGAGCGGCGGACGCTGACCGCGGCCGACGCCGCCGCCTGGCAGCCGCTCCTGCTCGCCCGCTCGCTCTCCTACCTGGCGTGGTCGGTGGAGCGGCCCGACGAGGAGGCCACCCGGTTCCACCTCGAGCACCTCCTCCCCCGCATCGTCCGGGCCTCGTCGCTCTATCTCGCGACCGGCCGCACCGGCTGGCCCGAGCTCGTCCTGGGCTGA
- a CDS encoding ketose-bisphosphate aldolase — MLYTGKSILDVANANNFAIPAFNISDWAMFNGVMDISEELEAPVIIAIHPDEVAHVTTDLIPAMHSRAHRSSVPVAIHWDHGGTYEQIITAIRAGFTSVMIDASLLPFAENVALTRKVVDAAHAVGIQVEGELGTIGANDSYGEAGAAEIIYTNPADAVRFIEETGVDSLAIAIGTSHGLYPSDKNPELRHDLLQEIKAATGIPLVLHGGSSNPDSELRRAVELGINKINISSDIKVSYHNRMREVLGTDERLREPNAIQPEPIAALKVTAAEKIALFDAAGKANLY; from the coding sequence GTGCTATACACAGGGAAGTCCATCCTGGACGTCGCCAATGCGAACAACTTCGCCATCCCCGCCTTCAACATCAGCGACTGGGCGATGTTCAATGGCGTGATGGACATCAGCGAGGAGCTCGAGGCTCCGGTGATCATCGCGATCCACCCGGACGAGGTCGCCCACGTCACCACCGACCTCATCCCGGCGATGCACTCGCGCGCGCACCGCTCGAGCGTGCCGGTCGCGATCCACTGGGACCACGGCGGAACGTACGAGCAGATCATCACGGCCATCCGGGCCGGGTTCACCTCGGTGATGATCGACGCGTCGCTGCTGCCGTTCGCCGAGAACGTGGCGCTGACCCGCAAGGTCGTGGACGCCGCCCACGCGGTGGGCATCCAGGTGGAGGGCGAGCTCGGCACGATCGGGGCCAACGACAGCTACGGCGAGGCGGGCGCCGCGGAGATCATCTACACCAACCCGGCCGACGCGGTCCGTTTCATCGAGGAGACCGGCGTCGACAGCCTCGCCATCGCGATCGGCACCTCGCACGGCCTCTACCCGTCCGACAAGAACCCGGAACTGCGCCACGACCTGCTCCAGGAGATCAAGGCCGCGACCGGGATCCCGCTGGTGCTCCACGGCGGATCGAGCAACCCCGACTCCGAACTGCGCAGGGCGGTGGAGCTCGGTATCAACAAGATCAACATCTCCAGCGACATCAAGGTCTCGTACCACAACCGGATGCGGGAGGTCCTGGGAACGGACGAGCGCCTGCGCGAGCCGAACGCCATCCAGCCCGAGCCGATCGCGGCCCTGAAAGTCACCGCGGCGGAGAAGATCGCACTGTTCGATGCAGCCGGCAAAGCGAATCTCTACTGA
- a CDS encoding ADP-dependent glucokinase/phosphofructokinase, producing MQPAKRISTDAHAPSGPGRFVLGFGGTIDHEIVWDGELLTALAAAYGLGVANCDPELPIVDERSLVAVILGHARARRGGERFVAVPDVIGTFSARHERVVTIGGTCVRAGLIMRELGVRSTTVLVAIDETFLSLYPADCDYLLSDREARLTPHLIVQLPAAGRVPVADGEIVIDRPNRLIFVNDPPQTLMELSPDLGQALEAAEVLLISGFNAMTEAGLLRARLDSLERAARSLPAGALIFYEDAGYHSDEIRAVALAGLTPLIDVHSMNEDELQVHLARDVDLLDPEDVLRAVADLHLLFPGPTLVIHTRHWALASGPLAPRLETALAGGIRAASARYLHGDGVTADDVARLESEAVPQAHRTVAEAIAASDPASIRCVPAYILHAENPTTIGLGDCFVGGLLAGLPVGEREGAR from the coding sequence ATGCAGCCGGCAAAGCGAATCTCTACTGACGCGCACGCTCCCTCGGGGCCAGGGCGATTCGTCCTGGGCTTCGGGGGCACGATCGACCACGAGATCGTGTGGGACGGCGAGCTCCTGACTGCGCTCGCCGCGGCGTACGGGCTCGGGGTCGCGAACTGCGACCCCGAGCTGCCCATCGTCGACGAGCGGTCGCTCGTCGCCGTCATCCTCGGGCACGCGCGCGCTCGGCGCGGCGGCGAACGGTTCGTCGCCGTCCCCGACGTCATCGGGACGTTCTCCGCACGGCATGAGCGGGTCGTCACCATCGGCGGCACCTGCGTGCGCGCCGGTCTGATCATGCGGGAGCTCGGCGTGCGGTCGACGACCGTCCTGGTCGCGATCGATGAGACGTTCCTGAGCCTGTACCCGGCCGACTGCGACTACCTCCTCAGCGACCGCGAGGCCCGGCTGACCCCGCACCTGATCGTCCAGCTCCCTGCCGCGGGCCGGGTGCCGGTGGCCGACGGCGAGATCGTCATCGACCGGCCGAACCGGCTGATCTTCGTCAACGACCCGCCGCAGACCCTGATGGAGCTGAGCCCGGACCTCGGCCAGGCGCTGGAGGCCGCGGAGGTGCTGCTCATCTCCGGGTTCAACGCCATGACCGAGGCGGGCCTGCTCCGGGCGCGCCTCGACTCGCTCGAGCGTGCGGCGCGGTCCCTGCCGGCCGGTGCGCTCATCTTCTACGAGGATGCGGGCTACCACTCGGACGAGATACGCGCTGTCGCGCTCGCGGGGCTGACCCCGCTGATCGACGTCCACAGCATGAACGAAGACGAGTTGCAGGTCCACCTCGCGCGTGACGTGGATCTCCTCGACCCGGAGGACGTCCTTCGTGCGGTCGCCGACCTGCACCTGCTGTTCCCCGGGCCCACCCTCGTCATCCACACGCGGCACTGGGCCCTGGCATCCGGTCCGCTGGCGCCGCGGCTGGAGACCGCCCTGGCGGGCGGTATCCGGGCGGCGTCCGCGCGGTACCTCCACGGCGACGGGGTGACCGCCGACGACGTGGCGCGCCTCGAGAGCGAAGCCGTGCCGCAGGCGCATCGGACGGTGGCGGAGGCGATCGCCGCGTCCGACCCCGCGAGCATCCGGTGCGTTCCCGCGTACATCCTGCACGCGGAGAATCCGACGACGATCGGGCTCGGCGACTGCTTCGTCGGAGGTCTTCTCGCCGGACTTCCCGTCGGCGAACGCGAGGGGGCCCGGTGA
- a CDS encoding aspartate aminotransferase family protein → MTDLLTRRFDTLGPYSPLFYDRPLEFVRAEGVWLTDAHGDRYLDGYNNVPHVGHAHPRVVAAIAEQAATLNIHTRYLNDRVVDYAERLLATFDDALDRIVFTNSGSESNDLAFRIATQHSGASGILISDFSYHGHTQALARVTTGLRAHEGLGPHVRTLRIPDLDGADVDGPAGAQPEDAVLDAALREVDEAIASLQAAGFGVAAVLFDSLFSTEGLNRVPEGYVRGLAERVRRAGGLVIADEVQSGFGRTGRSFWGHRNHGIVPDLVTMGKPMGNGHPLGGVALPAALLDEFGPRNMYFNTFGGNPVSAAAGLAVLDVLADERLVERAQENGRAIRAALAQLGAEHPWIGVPKGDGLFFGVEVYDRPAADAGARPDPARTKAVVEAMRHRRVLVSRIGRHDSVLKMRPPLAIEAAEVDLLLATLADALAEVGGR, encoded by the coding sequence ATGACCGACCTCCTGACCCGCCGGTTCGACACGCTCGGCCCGTACAGCCCGCTGTTCTACGACCGGCCCCTCGAGTTCGTGCGAGCCGAGGGCGTCTGGCTGACCGACGCGCACGGCGACCGGTACCTCGACGGCTACAACAACGTCCCGCACGTGGGCCACGCGCATCCGCGGGTCGTCGCCGCGATCGCGGAGCAGGCCGCGACGCTCAACATCCACACCCGCTACCTGAACGATCGCGTGGTCGACTACGCCGAACGGCTGCTCGCGACCTTCGACGACGCCCTCGACCGGATCGTCTTCACGAACAGCGGGTCGGAGTCGAACGACCTCGCGTTCCGGATCGCCACGCAGCACTCCGGCGCGTCCGGAATCCTGATCTCGGACTTCAGCTACCACGGCCACACCCAGGCGCTCGCGCGGGTCACGACCGGCCTGCGCGCGCACGAGGGGCTCGGCCCGCACGTCCGCACGCTGCGGATCCCCGACCTCGACGGCGCCGACGTGGACGGTCCCGCCGGCGCGCAGCCGGAGGACGCGGTGCTGGACGCCGCTCTGCGCGAGGTGGACGAGGCGATCGCGTCCCTGCAGGCGGCCGGGTTCGGCGTCGCCGCGGTGCTGTTCGACTCCCTGTTCTCGACCGAGGGGCTCAACCGGGTGCCGGAGGGCTACGTCCGCGGGCTGGCCGAGCGCGTCCGCCGCGCCGGCGGCCTGGTCATCGCCGACGAGGTCCAGTCCGGCTTCGGCCGCACCGGCCGCAGCTTCTGGGGCCACCGGAACCACGGCATCGTCCCGGACCTGGTGACGATGGGCAAGCCGATGGGCAACGGCCACCCGCTCGGCGGCGTGGCCCTCCCCGCCGCCTTGTTGGACGAGTTCGGCCCCCGCAACATGTACTTCAACACCTTCGGCGGCAACCCCGTCTCCGCCGCGGCCGGCCTGGCCGTGCTCGACGTGCTGGCGGACGAGCGCCTGGTCGAGCGGGCGCAGGAGAACGGCCGCGCCATCCGGGCCGCCCTGGCGCAGCTCGGCGCGGAGCACCCGTGGATCGGCGTGCCGAAGGGCGACGGACTGTTCTTCGGCGTGGAGGTCTACGACCGGCCCGCCGCCGACGCCGGCGCCCGGCCCGACCCCGCCCGCACCAAGGCGGTGGTGGAGGCGATGCGCCACCGCCGGGTGCTGGTCAGCAGGATCGGCCGCCACGACAGCGTCCTCAAGATGCGGCCGCCGCTCGCGATCGAGGCAGCGGAGGTCGACCTGCTGCTCGCGACGCTCGCCGACGCGCTGGCGGAGGTCGGCGGGCGCTGA
- a CDS encoding DeoR/GlpR family DNA-binding transcription regulator: MGEPVSEPRDAEETDADPATAKRLPAGRKVELAAYVSEVGEVTVARLASHFRVSLDTIRRDLDQLDAEGLVIRTHGGAVSLAAGNRPDTELEVRLHVQADAKETIGMLAASLVEDGSVIMLNGGTTTLAVARHLRKHRNLTIATNNLRIPAEISPAVLRDMYMFGGAVRTLSQTTTGPVSLRLMPGTNDIELQADLAFIGVGAVSAEGGYSTSNLSDAAMMEAMMERATRVAVLADSAKFDRRLFAQVGALSSADYFISEKRPPKDLLTALRRSKVEVIVPEDGR, from the coding sequence ATGGGGGAGCCAGTGAGCGAACCGCGGGACGCGGAAGAGACGGACGCCGACCCCGCCACCGCGAAGCGGTTGCCTGCCGGGCGGAAGGTCGAGCTCGCCGCCTACGTGTCAGAGGTCGGGGAGGTCACCGTGGCCCGGCTCGCATCGCACTTCCGCGTCTCCCTCGACACCATCCGGCGCGACCTCGACCAGCTCGACGCCGAAGGCCTGGTGATCCGGACCCACGGCGGCGCCGTGAGCCTGGCCGCGGGCAACCGTCCGGACACCGAGCTCGAGGTGCGGCTGCACGTGCAGGCCGACGCGAAGGAGACCATCGGGATGCTCGCGGCCTCCTTGGTCGAGGACGGATCGGTGATCATGCTCAACGGAGGCACCACGACACTCGCCGTCGCCAGGCACCTCCGCAAGCATCGGAACCTCACGATCGCCACGAACAACCTCCGCATCCCCGCAGAGATCTCGCCCGCCGTGCTGCGCGACATGTACATGTTCGGCGGGGCCGTGCGCACGCTCAGCCAGACGACCACCGGTCCGGTGTCGCTGCGGCTGATGCCGGGGACCAACGACATCGAGCTGCAAGCCGATCTCGCCTTCATCGGCGTGGGCGCCGTGTCCGCCGAAGGCGGCTACTCCACGAGCAACCTCAGCGACGCGGCGATGATGGAGGCGATGATGGAGCGCGCGACGCGCGTCGCCGTCCTGGCGGACTCGGCGAAGTTCGACCGCCGGCTGTTCGCGCAGGTGGGTGCGCTCTCCTCCGCCGACTACTTCATCAGCGAGAAGCGCCCGCCCAAGGACCTCCTGACGGCGCTGCGCCGCAGCAAGGTGGAAGTGATCGTGCCGGAGGACGGCCGCTGA
- a CDS encoding carbohydrate ABC transporter permease, with product MTVSSPDTATTTTSQPRKQPAPQAHGRRGRLEPYLLIAPTVLLVLGLMVVPVVIVVGYSLFDNVVTNQNPQFVGVANYVTVLTDPNFWNSVGNTLIFTVASVVIHMTIGVLFALMLNSKLVHTLPKVIFRAIYILPWIFTATVVAVLWRLLLDPSGVINYVLTTLGILHEAVPWLATPATALIAVTVINIWSGYPFFMISLLAGLQGVPTELYEAARVDGAGLIRQFVSVTLPALRPILYSMALLDLLWTTQQFTLIWATTGGGPINHTEVLSTYTYKLAFNSYQFSMASTSAVLILIASLFVAIFYVRQQRKASQL from the coding sequence ATGACCGTCTCCTCGCCTGACACGGCGACGACCACCACCTCCCAGCCACGCAAGCAGCCGGCGCCGCAGGCGCACGGCCGACGCGGGCGGCTGGAGCCCTATCTCCTGATCGCGCCGACCGTGCTGCTCGTGCTCGGGCTCATGGTCGTACCGGTCGTCATCGTCGTCGGCTACTCGCTGTTCGACAATGTCGTCACCAACCAGAACCCCCAGTTCGTCGGCGTCGCGAACTACGTCACGGTGCTGACCGACCCGAACTTCTGGAACTCCGTCGGCAACACGCTGATCTTCACCGTGGCCAGCGTCGTCATCCACATGACCATCGGCGTGCTGTTCGCCCTGATGCTGAACTCGAAGCTCGTCCACACGCTGCCGAAAGTCATCTTCCGGGCGATCTACATCCTCCCGTGGATCTTCACCGCGACCGTCGTGGCGGTGCTCTGGCGGTTGCTGCTCGACCCGTCGGGCGTCATCAACTACGTCCTGACCACGCTCGGGATCCTGCACGAGGCGGTGCCGTGGCTGGCGACGCCGGCGACGGCGCTCATCGCGGTGACGGTCATCAACATCTGGTCCGGGTACCCGTTCTTCATGATCAGCCTGCTCGCGGGACTGCAGGGCGTTCCCACCGAGCTGTACGAGGCCGCGCGCGTCGACGGCGCGGGACTCATCCGCCAGTTCGTCAGCGTGACGCTGCCCGCCCTCCGGCCGATCCTCTACAGCATGGCGCTGCTCGACCTGCTCTGGACGACGCAGCAGTTCACGCTCATCTGGGCCACCACCGGCGGCGGCCCGATCAACCACACCGAGGTGCTCAGCACCTACACGTACAAGCTGGCGTTCAACAGCTATCAGTTCTCGATGGCCTCCACCAGCGCCGTGCTGATCCTGATCGCTTCCCTCTTCGTCGCGATCTTCTACGTGCGCCAGCAGAGGAAGGCGAGCCAGCTGTGA
- a CDS encoding carbohydrate ABC transporter permease — MTIVMKTRTRRTVGRVLLYIGLLAGAVFAAFPVVWMLSSSFKSNADIFAYPPRLVDSSFSFQSYVSVLTDPVKVGYFVNSYIVAIAVVIITLVISLLAAYVFSRYEFAGKSIIRVVIIGVQAVPPITLLIPFFGIMVGLQLYNTYQGLIITYVVFTLPYAIIMMTAYLDSLPRELDEAARMDGAGAMAILWRIFVPISVPGMVAVGLYTFMISWNEYLFALTLTQTDDRRTVPVGIQLLMGQNNYLWNEVMAMSILGSIPVLVLFLVFQRYFVGGLAAGAVKS; from the coding sequence GTGACCATCGTCATGAAGACCAGGACCCGACGCACCGTGGGACGGGTGCTCCTGTACATCGGGCTGCTGGCAGGAGCCGTGTTCGCGGCGTTCCCGGTCGTGTGGATGCTGTCGAGCTCGTTCAAGTCGAACGCCGACATCTTCGCCTACCCGCCGCGGCTCGTCGACAGCTCGTTCTCGTTCCAGTCGTATGTCTCGGTCCTGACCGATCCCGTGAAGGTCGGTTACTTCGTCAACAGCTACATCGTGGCCATCGCCGTGGTCATCATCACACTGGTGATCTCGCTGCTGGCGGCCTACGTCTTCAGCCGCTACGAGTTCGCGGGCAAGTCGATCATCCGCGTCGTGATCATCGGCGTGCAGGCGGTGCCGCCGATCACGCTGCTGATCCCGTTCTTCGGCATCATGGTCGGGCTGCAGCTCTACAACACCTACCAGGGGCTCATCATCACCTACGTGGTGTTCACGCTGCCCTACGCGATCATCATGATGACCGCGTACCTGGACAGTCTCCCGCGCGAGCTCGATGAGGCCGCCCGCATGGACGGGGCGGGGGCGATGGCGATCCTGTGGCGGATCTTCGTGCCCATCTCCGTTCCCGGCATGGTCGCCGTCGGCCTCTACACCTTCATGATCTCGTGGAACGAGTACCTGTTCGCGCTCACCCTCACGCAAACCGACGACCGCCGCACCGTGCCCGTCGGCATCCAACTCCTCATGGGTCAGAACAACTACCTGTGGAACGAGGTGATGGCCATGAGCATCCTCGGTTCGATCCCCGTGCTCGTGCTGTTCCTCGTGTTCCAGAGGTACTTCGTCGGCGGTCTCGCGGCCGGCGCCGTGAAGTCCTGA
- a CDS encoding APC family permease gives MTSTSDTSDTAVSVTPHPAAHRRLGVPAVTFMIVAASAPLTVLAGGVTTTFAVTGVLGVPLSFLLLGAVLAIFAVGYAAMSRYVTNAGAFYSYVSQGIGRPLGVGVSIVALVSYNAMQIGVYGLFGYQVASLLNTKFGWDLPWWLPILVCIAIVGVLGVNRVDLSAKVLGVLVALEFLVVIVYDVAAFVVAPEGVSAQALSPAALFVPGIGAVFAFGIAAFMGFEGAAIYGEEAKDPKRTVARATYTAVGVIALFYALSSWAMTIASGPAKVIKDSTEQGPNLIFSFLETNVGVLISDIAQVLFITSLFASLVSFHNAVARYFFSLGREGVLPSWLARVRAHSRAPWAGSLTQTVLALVVIAVFALASVGWVPPKGAPAILFPVLTLFSWLTNTGALGLVLLMAIVSFAVVGFFRRSGHGLGVWQRVVAPVVSGIGLTVVFILIVVYFNTLLTSDPTAPPSATTFLLPAIVILSGVAGIVWGYVLKRRNPRVYAQIGHGTEKQNTEEHNTAEQNAPEL, from the coding sequence GTGACCTCCACCTCTGACACCTCTGACACCGCTGTCAGCGTCACCCCGCATCCTGCCGCCCACCGCCGTCTCGGTGTGCCCGCCGTCACCTTCATGATCGTCGCCGCCTCGGCGCCGCTGACCGTCCTCGCCGGAGGCGTGACGACGACGTTCGCCGTCACCGGCGTGCTCGGGGTGCCGTTGTCGTTCCTGCTGCTCGGCGCCGTGCTCGCGATCTTCGCGGTCGGCTACGCCGCCATGAGCCGCTACGTGACCAACGCCGGCGCCTTCTACTCGTACGTCTCGCAGGGCATCGGGCGGCCGCTCGGCGTCGGCGTCTCGATCGTCGCGCTGGTGTCGTACAACGCCATGCAGATCGGCGTGTACGGCCTCTTCGGCTATCAGGTCGCCTCGCTGCTGAACACCAAGTTCGGCTGGGACCTGCCCTGGTGGCTGCCGATCCTCGTCTGCATCGCGATCGTCGGCGTCCTCGGCGTGAACCGTGTCGACCTCTCCGCCAAGGTGCTCGGCGTGCTCGTGGCGCTCGAGTTCCTGGTCGTCATCGTCTACGACGTGGCCGCGTTCGTCGTCGCCCCGGAGGGGGTCAGCGCGCAGGCGCTCAGCCCCGCGGCGCTCTTCGTGCCCGGCATCGGGGCGGTCTTCGCGTTCGGCATCGCCGCCTTCATGGGCTTCGAGGGAGCCGCGATCTACGGCGAGGAGGCGAAGGACCCCAAGCGGACCGTCGCGCGCGCGACCTACACCGCGGTCGGCGTCATCGCCCTCTTCTACGCGCTGTCGTCGTGGGCCATGACCATCGCCTCCGGCCCCGCCAAGGTCATCAAGGACTCGACGGAGCAGGGCCCGAACCTGATCTTCTCGTTCCTGGAGACCAACGTCGGCGTGCTGATCAGCGACATCGCCCAGGTGCTGTTCATCACCAGCCTGTTCGCGTCGCTGGTCAGCTTCCACAACGCCGTCGCCCGCTACTTCTTCTCCCTCGGCCGCGAGGGCGTGCTGCCGTCGTGGCTGGCGCGGGTCCGCGCGCACAGCCGGGCGCCGTGGGCGGGCTCGCTCACCCAGACGGTCCTCGCGCTCGTCGTGATCGCCGTGTTCGCGCTCGCCAGCGTCGGCTGGGTGCCGCCGAAGGGCGCCCCGGCCATCCTGTTCCCGGTGCTGACGCTGTTCTCGTGGCTGACCAACACCGGCGCCCTCGGCCTGGTGCTGCTGATGGCGATCGTGTCGTTCGCGGTCGTCGGCTTCTTCCGGCGCTCCGGCCACGGTCTCGGCGTCTGGCAGCGGGTGGTCGCCCCGGTGGTCTCCGGGATCGGGCTGACCGTGGTCTTCATCCTCATCGTCGTGTACTTCAACACGCTGCTGACCAGCGACCCCACGGCCCCGCCGTCGGCGACCACGTTCCTGCTCCCGGCGATCGTGATCCTCTCCGGCGTCGCCGGCATCGTCTGGGGCTACGTGCTCAAGCGCCGCAACCCGCGGGTGTACGCGCAGATCGGGCATGGCACGGAGAAGCAGAACACGGAGGAGCACAACACAGCGGAGCAGAACGCGCCGGAGCTCTGA